Proteins found in one Luteimonas chenhongjianii genomic segment:
- the lgt gene encoding prolipoprotein diacylglyceryl transferase yields the protein MTILHQIDPIALQLPQIGPFQPSVHWYGVMYLLAFASAWLLGRARIRAGRLPGVDEEAFGDLLFYGILGVILGGRIGYVLFYATGELLADPLMLFKVWDGGMSFHGGLLGVLVAAWLWSRRQRLHFFDVMDFVAPLVPLGLGLGRIGNYIGAELWGKYTQAGWGVVFPTDPVFRGWSAERLQAEFAAGALDQFARHPSQLYQAFLEGVVMFVLVWGFSRRPRRRYAVSGLFALLYGVFRFLVEFVRVPDADLGYLAFGWLTMGQVLSMPLIALGLFLLWRSRTAPVLLPVVPATAKVD from the coding sequence ATGACGATTCTCCACCAGATCGATCCGATCGCCCTGCAGCTGCCACAGATCGGTCCCTTCCAGCCCTCGGTGCACTGGTACGGCGTGATGTACCTGCTGGCCTTCGCCAGTGCGTGGCTGCTCGGGCGCGCGCGGATCCGCGCCGGCCGGTTGCCCGGCGTGGACGAGGAGGCCTTCGGCGACCTGCTGTTCTACGGCATCCTCGGCGTGATCCTCGGCGGCCGCATCGGTTACGTGCTGTTCTATGCGACCGGCGAGCTGCTGGCCGACCCGCTGATGCTGTTCAAGGTCTGGGATGGCGGCATGAGCTTCCACGGGGGCCTGCTGGGCGTGCTGGTGGCGGCATGGCTGTGGTCGCGCCGGCAGCGGCTGCACTTCTTCGACGTCATGGATTTCGTCGCTCCCCTGGTGCCGCTGGGCCTGGGCCTGGGCCGGATCGGCAACTACATCGGCGCCGAGCTGTGGGGCAAGTACACGCAGGCCGGCTGGGGCGTGGTGTTCCCGACCGACCCCGTGTTCCGCGGCTGGTCCGCCGAGCGGCTGCAGGCCGAGTTCGCGGCCGGCGCGCTGGACCAGTTCGCCCGGCATCCCTCGCAGCTCTATCAGGCCTTCCTCGAGGGCGTGGTGATGTTCGTGCTGGTGTGGGGGTTCTCGCGCCGGCCGCGCCGCCGCTACGCGGTCTCGGGCCTGTTCGCGCTGCTCTACGGCGTCTTCCGGTTCCTGGTCGAGTTCGTGCGTGTGCCCGATGCCGACCTCGGCTATCTGGCCTTCGGCTGGTTGACGATGGGGCAGGTGCTGTCGATGCCGCTGATCGCATTGGGTCTGTTCCTGCTGTGGCGTTCGCGCACCGCACCGGTGTTGCTGCCGGTGGTACCCGCGACGGCGAAGGTGGACTGA
- a CDS encoding thymidylate synthase — protein MQAYLELLRHVLEHGNDKADRTGTGTRSVFGWQMRFDLAQGFPLVTTKKLHLRSIIHELLWFLQGDTNIEYLKAHKVGIWDEWADAHGNLGPVYGKQWRRWTGSDGREIDQIRWVVDEIRRNPDSRRLIVSAWNVADLPDMALMPCHTMFQFYVVDGKLSCQLYQRSGDIFLGVPFNIASYALLTHMVAQVTGLGVGDFVHTLGDAHLYSNHFEQAREQLARAPRPLPTLRLNPEVTDLFAFRFEDIAIDGYDPLPAIKAPVAV, from the coding sequence GTGCAGGCGTATCTCGAGCTGCTGCGCCACGTACTCGAACACGGCAACGACAAGGCCGACCGCACGGGCACCGGCACCCGCAGCGTGTTCGGCTGGCAGATGCGTTTCGACCTGGCGCAGGGCTTCCCGCTGGTCACGACCAAGAAGCTGCACCTGCGCTCGATCATCCACGAGCTGTTGTGGTTCCTGCAGGGCGACACCAACATCGAGTATCTCAAGGCGCACAAGGTCGGCATCTGGGACGAATGGGCCGATGCCCACGGCAATCTCGGCCCGGTCTACGGCAAGCAGTGGCGGCGCTGGACCGGCAGCGACGGCCGCGAGATCGACCAGATCCGCTGGGTCGTCGACGAGATCCGCCGCAACCCGGACTCGCGTCGGCTGATCGTCAGTGCCTGGAACGTCGCCGATCTCCCGGACATGGCCCTGATGCCCTGTCACACGATGTTCCAGTTCTACGTGGTCGACGGAAAGCTCAGCTGTCAGCTCTACCAGCGCAGCGGAGACATCTTCCTCGGGGTGCCGTTCAACATCGCCAGTTACGCGCTGCTGACCCACATGGTTGCGCAGGTGACGGGGCTGGGGGTCGGCGATTTCGTGCACACGCTCGGTGACGCCCACCTCTACTCGAACCACTTCGAGCAGGCGCGCGAGCAGCTCGCACGTGCGCCCCGGCCGCTGCCGACGCTGCGCCTGAACCCCGAGGTGACCGATCTGTTCGCGTTCCGCTTCGAGGACATCGCGATCGATGGCTACGACCCGCTGCCGGCGATCAAGGCGCCGGTCGCGGTCTGA
- a CDS encoding dihydrofolate reductase, with protein MVAALDRNRAIGRGNAMPWHLPDDFRHFKRLTLGKPVLMGRRTAEAIGRALPGRTNLVLTRSGRVPFEGMQAVATLDAAIAIAEGQRAAELCVIGGGEVYALTLPHADVLQLTHVDTIVEDADAFFPAWDACQWREVSRQMHASDARHAHAFEFVEYRRR; from the coding sequence CTGGTCGCCGCGCTCGACCGCAATCGCGCGATCGGCCGCGGCAATGCGATGCCCTGGCACCTGCCGGACGATTTCCGGCACTTCAAACGACTGACGCTCGGCAAGCCGGTGCTGATGGGCCGACGCACCGCCGAGGCGATCGGCCGCGCCCTGCCGGGACGGACCAACCTGGTGCTGACGCGCAGCGGCCGCGTGCCCTTCGAGGGCATGCAGGCAGTGGCCACGCTGGACGCGGCGATCGCGATCGCAGAGGGTCAGCGCGCTGCGGAGTTGTGCGTGATCGGCGGCGGCGAGGTCTACGCGCTGACGCTGCCGCATGCAGACGTGCTGCAACTGACCCATGTCGACACGATCGTGGAGGACGCGGACGCGTTCTTCCCCGCCTGGGACGCCTGCCAGTGGCGCGAGGTCTCGCGCCAGATGCATGCAAGCGACGCACGGCACGCACATGCGTTCGAGTTCGTTGAATATCGGCGGCGTTGA
- a CDS encoding symmetrical bis(5'-nucleosyl)-tetraphosphatase: MAIWAIGDLQGCYGPTQRLLEAIRFDPAVDRLWFCGDLVNRGGESIETLRLVHSLRENVVSVLGNHDLSLLAIAERREEDQRKVNSDLQGVLFAHDRDVLLDWLRTCPLLHVDRELGWMMLHAGLAPRWDVELAQRHAREVEHKLRGEGYRKLLRNMYGDRPAWSPNLTGHDRDRAIINVFTRMRYCAPRGRIAFDEKGKPGTQQPGLYPWYEVPGRADRDLKIACGHWSTLGLFIGHGVHALDTGAVWGGKLTALQLDAETLRVVQVPGRDVSGLPPRKGHD; the protein is encoded by the coding sequence ATGGCGATCTGGGCGATCGGCGATCTGCAGGGCTGCTACGGCCCCACCCAAAGGCTGCTCGAAGCGATCCGCTTCGACCCGGCGGTCGACCGCCTGTGGTTCTGCGGCGATCTGGTCAATCGTGGCGGCGAATCGATCGAGACGCTGCGCCTGGTGCACTCGCTGCGCGAAAACGTCGTCAGCGTGCTGGGCAACCACGATCTGTCGCTGCTTGCGATCGCCGAGCGCCGGGAGGAAGACCAGCGCAAGGTCAACTCGGACCTGCAGGGCGTACTGTTCGCCCATGATCGCGACGTGCTGCTCGACTGGCTGCGCACCTGCCCCTTGCTGCACGTGGACCGCGAACTGGGCTGGATGATGCTGCACGCGGGCCTGGCGCCGCGCTGGGACGTCGAGCTCGCCCAGCGCCACGCGCGCGAGGTCGAACACAAGCTCCGCGGCGAGGGCTATCGCAAGCTGCTGCGCAACATGTACGGCGATCGACCGGCATGGTCACCCAACCTCACCGGCCATGACCGCGACCGCGCGATCATCAACGTCTTCACGCGCATGCGCTACTGCGCCCCGCGTGGACGTATCGCCTTTGACGAAAAGGGCAAGCCCGGGACCCAGCAGCCCGGCCTCTACCCCTGGTACGAAGTGCCCGGCCGCGCCGATCGCGATCTCAAGATCGCCTGCGGCCACTGGTCGACGCTGGGACTGTTCATCGGCCACGGCGTGCACGCACTCGACACCGGTGCGGTGTGGGGCGGCAAGCTCACCGCGCTTCAGCTCGACGCCGAAACCCTGCGCGTGGTGCAGGTGCCGGGCCGCGACGTTTCCGGCCTGCCGCCACGCAAGGGACACGACTGA
- the apaG gene encoding Co2+/Mg2+ efflux protein ApaG, which translates to MDETADYTLEIQIATRFLDEESQPDDDRYVFAYTIRIRNVGRLPAQLLGRHWVITDANGKTEEVHGDGVVGEQPRLEPGEDFIYTSGAVLSTAVGTMEGSYDMMGDDGAHFDAPIPPFTLSIPRTLH; encoded by the coding sequence ATGGACGAGACTGCCGACTACACACTGGAAATCCAGATCGCGACGCGATTCCTCGATGAGGAATCGCAGCCCGATGACGACCGTTACGTCTTCGCCTACACGATCCGCATCCGCAACGTCGGTCGCCTGCCGGCGCAGCTGCTGGGGCGCCACTGGGTCATCACCGATGCCAATGGCAAGACCGAGGAAGTCCACGGCGACGGCGTCGTCGGCGAACAGCCGCGGCTCGAGCCGGGCGAGGACTTCATCTACACCTCCGGCGCGGTGCTCTCCACCGCGGTCGGAACAATGGAAGGCTCGTACGACATGATGGGCGACGACGGCGCGCATTTCGACGCTCCGATTCCGCCGTTCACGCTGTCGATCCCGCGAACCCTGCACTGA
- the rsmA gene encoding 16S rRNA (adenine(1518)-N(6)/adenine(1519)-N(6))-dimethyltransferase RsmA produces the protein MTRSPATPGTFSEPAKKSLGQNFLHERGVVDRIVQAVNPKPGERLVEIGPGQGAMTFPLLARHGALTAIEFDRDLLEPLTVQAAPHGALTLIHANVLDVDFTALADGAPIRLVGNLPYNLSSPILFHALDHAAAITDMHFMLQKEVVERMASGPGSKVYGRLSVMLQAYCEVTMLFVVGPGAFRPAPKVDSAVVRLTPRPAETIGIVDPRRFADIVRAAFGQRRKTLRNAVSTLMDSDAIAAAGIDPQLRAEQLSVADFVRLANHPVAA, from the coding sequence ATGACGCGTTCCCCTGCAACTCCCGGCACTTTCTCCGAGCCGGCGAAAAAATCGCTCGGCCAGAACTTCCTGCACGAGAGAGGCGTCGTGGATCGCATCGTGCAAGCGGTGAATCCGAAGCCCGGGGAGCGACTCGTCGAGATCGGACCAGGTCAGGGCGCGATGACATTCCCGCTGCTGGCGCGCCACGGCGCGCTGACCGCGATCGAGTTCGACCGCGACCTGCTCGAGCCACTGACGGTGCAGGCGGCGCCGCACGGCGCGCTCACCCTCATCCACGCCAACGTGCTGGATGTCGACTTCACGGCGCTCGCGGACGGCGCGCCGATCCGGCTGGTCGGCAACCTGCCCTACAACCTCTCGTCGCCGATCCTGTTCCACGCGCTCGACCACGCCGCGGCCATCACCGACATGCATTTCATGCTGCAGAAGGAAGTGGTCGAGCGCATGGCTTCGGGCCCTGGCAGCAAGGTCTACGGGCGCCTGAGCGTGATGCTGCAGGCCTATTGCGAAGTGACGATGCTGTTCGTCGTCGGTCCCGGCGCGTTCCGGCCGGCGCCCAAGGTCGACTCGGCCGTCGTGCGGCTGACCCCGCGTCCGGCCGAGACGATCGGAATCGTCGATCCACGCCGCTTTGCCGACATCGTGCGCGCCGCGTTCGGACAGCGCCGCAAGACACTGCGCAACGCGGTCTCGACACTGATGGACAGCGATGCCATCGCCGCCGCAGGCATCGATCCGCAGTTGCGTGCGGAGCAGCTGTCGGTCGCCGATTTCGTGCGGCTGGCGAACCATCCGGTAGCGGCGTAG
- a CDS encoding tRNA-binding protein: MSGTIHWDDFMRVDLRVGRVISAEPFAAARRAAYVLHVDFGPDIGVRKSSAQVTAHYTPESLVGRLVVGVVNFPPKQIGPLMSECLVTGFHDADGHVRLCIPDGDVAPGTRLL, from the coding sequence GTGAGCGGGACGATCCACTGGGACGACTTCATGCGGGTGGACCTGCGCGTCGGCCGCGTGATTTCCGCCGAGCCGTTCGCGGCTGCACGCCGTGCCGCCTATGTGCTGCATGTCGACTTCGGCCCCGACATCGGCGTGCGCAAGTCCAGCGCACAGGTCACCGCGCACTACACGCCGGAGTCCCTCGTCGGGCGCCTCGTGGTGGGCGTGGTCAATTTCCCGCCCAAGCAGATCGGGCCGCTGATGTCGGAATGCCTGGTCACCGGCTTCCACGACGCCGACGGCCATGTCCGACTGTGCATTCCCGACGGCGATGTCGCCCCCGGCACGCGCCTGCTGTAA
- the pdxA gene encoding 4-hydroxythreonine-4-phosphate dehydrogenase PdxA — translation MTRPRLALVPGEPAGVGPELCVRAAWRASDCTLVAIGDRDSLQRAADAIGLPIAFTDPDAIDVAPGTLRLIDIPHLAPAALGRPDPRNARSIIEGLLFAAAGCRQGDFDGMVTGPVHKAAINAGGVAYTGTTELLATDAGCEVVMMLANPLLRVALATTHLPLRAVPDAITAPLLERVIGILDGALRRDFRIESPRIAVLGLNPHAGEAGHLGHEELQTIEPVLAHLRDARGLMLEGPLPADTAFLPSRLANVDAVLAMYHDQGLPVLKYSGFEHAVNMTLGLPYPRVAVDHGTALELAGSGRADPSSLFAAIDQCARLGRNRMAGR, via the coding sequence ATGACCCGTCCGCGGTTGGCGCTGGTCCCGGGCGAACCGGCCGGCGTCGGCCCGGAGTTGTGCGTGCGCGCCGCCTGGCGCGCCAGCGACTGCACGCTGGTCGCCATCGGTGATCGTGACAGCCTGCAGCGCGCGGCCGATGCGATCGGCCTGCCCATCGCCTTCACCGATCCCGATGCCATCGACGTGGCCCCCGGGACCTTGCGCCTGATCGACATCCCCCATCTGGCCCCGGCTGCGCTCGGCAGGCCGGATCCGCGCAATGCGCGCAGCATCATCGAGGGCCTGCTCTTCGCAGCCGCGGGCTGCCGCCAGGGCGACTTCGATGGCATGGTCACCGGACCTGTCCACAAGGCCGCGATCAACGCCGGCGGGGTGGCCTATACCGGGACCACCGAGCTGCTGGCGACCGACGCTGGCTGCGAGGTCGTGATGATGCTCGCCAATCCGCTGCTGCGGGTCGCGCTCGCGACCACGCATCTGCCGCTGCGCGCGGTCCCCGACGCGATCACCGCGCCGTTGCTGGAGCGGGTCATCGGCATCCTTGATGGCGCGCTGCGCCGCGACTTCCGCATCGAGAGCCCGCGCATCGCGGTGCTGGGGCTCAACCCGCATGCGGGCGAAGCGGGCCATCTCGGCCATGAAGAGCTGCAGACCATCGAGCCGGTACTGGCGCACCTGCGTGATGCGCGCGGCTTGATGCTCGAAGGGCCGCTGCCCGCGGACACCGCTTTCCTCCCCTCACGGCTGGCGAATGTGGATGCGGTGCTGGCGATGTACCACGACCAGGGCCTGCCCGTGCTCAAGTACAGCGGCTTCGAGCATGCGGTGAACATGACCCTCGGCCTGCCCTACCCACGGGTCGCGGTCGACCACGGCACGGCGCTCGAGCTGGCCGGCAGCGGCCGGGCGGATCCCTCCAGCCTGTTCGCGGCCATCGACCAGTGCGCGCGCCTGGGCCGCAACCGTATGGCGGGCCGGTGA
- a CDS encoding peptidylprolyl isomerase: MKTFILSLAAAAALFAASASAQDLQPLDRIAAVVDEDVILASELERAVANIRGQYATRQDQLPPQDILERQVLERLITLRLQTATAQRTGVRVSDQDVDQAIAAIAQQNNFTIDQLRRQLAGDGMSFDDFRDSLRDELLIQRMRQRFAQTRISVSDAEVEAALSAQATGAQYRLAHILVALPEGATPEQIQTGQQKIDGIKSLLDRNEMEFSAAAVRYSDSPNALEGGDLGWRRADEIPAAFATAVTDLQPGQIIGPIRGPSGFQLLQLVDRRDAAQSSGAGSVTEFQARHILLRAQPGDDAAAKARADSLRARIVGGADFAELARENSDDASTKASGGDLGWFTQDQFGPDFGSQVAAIGDGDVSQPFRTQAGWHIVQRQATRQTAGNADNRRAQVREAIGQRKLEDEWDRYVRELRGEAYVSVRVGPNRDPEIGG, translated from the coding sequence ATGAAGACATTCATCCTTTCCCTCGCTGCCGCGGCCGCGCTGTTCGCAGCGTCCGCGAGCGCCCAGGACCTGCAGCCACTCGACCGCATCGCCGCCGTCGTCGACGAGGACGTGATCCTCGCCAGCGAGCTTGAGCGCGCCGTGGCCAACATCCGTGGCCAGTACGCGACGCGCCAGGACCAACTGCCACCGCAGGATATCCTCGAGCGTCAGGTGCTCGAGCGCCTCATCACGCTGCGCCTGCAGACGGCGACCGCCCAGCGCACCGGCGTGCGCGTGAGCGACCAGGACGTCGACCAGGCGATTGCCGCGATCGCCCAGCAGAACAACTTCACGATCGACCAGCTGCGCCGCCAGCTCGCCGGCGACGGGATGTCCTTCGACGATTTCCGCGACTCTCTGCGCGACGAGTTGCTGATCCAGCGCATGCGCCAGCGCTTCGCGCAGACCCGCATCTCGGTCAGCGACGCCGAGGTCGAAGCCGCCCTGTCGGCACAGGCCACCGGTGCCCAGTACCGTCTGGCGCACATCCTGGTGGCTTTGCCGGAAGGCGCGACACCCGAGCAGATCCAGACCGGCCAGCAGAAGATCGACGGCATCAAGTCGCTGCTCGACCGCAACGAGATGGAGTTCTCCGCCGCGGCCGTTCGCTATTCCGACAGCCCCAACGCCCTCGAAGGCGGTGATCTTGGCTGGCGCCGCGCCGACGAGATCCCGGCTGCGTTCGCCACTGCGGTCACCGACCTGCAGCCCGGTCAGATCATCGGCCCGATCCGCGGCCCGAGCGGCTTCCAGCTGCTGCAGCTGGTGGACCGGCGCGATGCTGCGCAGTCGTCCGGGGCCGGCTCGGTCACTGAATTCCAGGCGCGCCATATCCTGCTGCGTGCGCAGCCGGGTGACGATGCCGCGGCCAAGGCCCGCGCCGACAGCCTGCGTGCCCGCATCGTCGGCGGCGCCGACTTCGCCGAGCTTGCCCGTGAGAACTCGGACGACGCCAGCACCAAGGCCAGCGGTGGCGATCTGGGCTGGTTCACCCAGGACCAGTTCGGCCCGGATTTCGGCAGCCAGGTCGCGGCGATCGGCGACGGCGACGTGTCGCAGCCCTTCCGCACCCAGGCGGGCTGGCACATCGTCCAGCGTCAGGCCACGCGCCAGACCGCCGGCAACGCCGACAACCGCCGCGCCCAGGTCCGCGAGGCCATCGGCCAGCGCAAGCTCGAGGACGAGTGGGACCGTTACGTGCGCGAACTGCGCGGCGAGGCCTACGTGAGCGTGCGCGTCGGGCCGAATCGCGACCCCGAGATCGGCGGCTGA
- the lptD gene encoding LPS-assembly protein LptD, which produces MRTALRLLPLPFCIAVSLSAQADDALRPNYWALCPIEDAVPAFADAQAPVGTVEDRERQPTDIDGDALDGLSGMDSDFTGNVSGNVTLRRGDQFLGTDDLQFSQEDGTFVANGNVRYQDRGMRVVADRVEGDTISESYRMDAVRYQLTERRGNGGADHIRMDGAVGALLGSTYSTCTPSDRWWELRAGQIDIDTDMGMGTARNATLRVGKVPVLYVPWFRFPIDERRLSGLLFPRISQSSRNGFDYTQPIYLNLAPNYDMTLEPRFMSRRGVQLGTEFRFQTSRARGELDAAYLPSDKLAEREREREAEEVPIVENRRKDDRGFLNFGGSLDINPTWQGRTNLTWMSDPRYLEDASNNVDAGSAISAQSQIGVFGQGTSGDLGYWNASVLADYQLLTDYTLPEWILPYNRLPHASFTWQRPYGRWITTGVDSTATRFSHLDPVVRPGGSRVDIKPYVSLPFEGAAWFVRPTLAWRHTAYSLDRELTDQIAAQRARAELGIPGDQAVPADTLALYRNSSPSRSQPISSIDAGLFFDRNTRWRGEDYLHTIEPRVFYLHSPYRDQSALPVFDTVPLTFGWGQLFRDNRYSGADRQADANQITMAMSTRLIRESDGREKLSASLGQIVYLSDSRVTLPGEAEVEKGRSAWVTDATYAINDRWTVSGAYQWDPKFRREDLMSLRTRYLIGEEGIVNFAYRRRAELIEQVDLSFLYPVSPAWSVVGRYYYSFTDDRLLEAIAGVQWDSCCLAARVVARRYLRNRQGELNNAIMFELELKGLGSAGPNTEDRLRRAILGYYRDDLYLVPPSELRNSDDDETLTPGLSQ; this is translated from the coding sequence GTGCGCACAGCCCTCCGCCTGCTTCCCCTGCCGTTCTGTATTGCGGTGTCGCTGTCCGCCCAGGCCGACGATGCATTGCGTCCGAACTACTGGGCCCTGTGCCCGATCGAGGATGCGGTGCCGGCGTTCGCCGACGCTCAGGCGCCAGTCGGCACGGTCGAGGATCGCGAGCGGCAGCCGACCGACATCGATGGCGATGCCCTCGATGGCCTGTCGGGCATGGACTCCGATTTCACCGGCAACGTGAGCGGCAACGTGACCCTGCGCCGCGGTGACCAGTTTCTGGGCACCGACGACCTGCAGTTCTCCCAGGAGGACGGCACCTTTGTCGCGAACGGCAACGTGCGGTACCAGGACCGCGGCATGCGCGTTGTGGCCGACCGTGTCGAAGGCGACACGATCTCCGAGTCCTACCGGATGGATGCCGTCCGTTACCAGCTCACCGAGCGGCGGGGCAATGGTGGCGCGGACCACATCCGCATGGACGGCGCCGTCGGCGCGCTGCTCGGTTCGACCTATTCGACATGCACCCCCAGCGACCGGTGGTGGGAGCTACGGGCGGGCCAGATCGACATCGATACCGACATGGGCATGGGCACCGCGCGCAATGCGACCCTGCGCGTGGGCAAGGTACCGGTGCTGTACGTGCCGTGGTTCCGCTTCCCGATCGACGAGCGCAGGCTCTCCGGTCTGCTGTTCCCGCGGATCTCGCAGTCCAGTCGCAACGGATTCGACTACACCCAGCCGATCTATCTCAATCTCGCGCCCAACTACGACATGACGCTCGAACCGCGCTTCATGAGCCGGCGCGGCGTGCAGCTGGGCACCGAGTTCCGCTTCCAGACCAGCCGCGCGCGCGGTGAACTCGATGCCGCCTACCTGCCGTCCGACAAGCTGGCGGAGCGCGAGCGGGAGCGCGAGGCCGAGGAAGTACCGATCGTCGAGAACCGGCGCAAGGACGACCGCGGCTTCTTAAACTTCGGCGGCTCGCTCGACATCAACCCCACCTGGCAGGGGCGCACCAACCTCACCTGGATGAGCGATCCGCGTTACCTGGAGGACGCGAGCAACAACGTCGACGCCGGCTCGGCGATCAGCGCCCAGAGCCAGATCGGCGTATTCGGCCAGGGCACATCGGGGGATCTGGGCTACTGGAACGCGAGCGTGCTCGCCGACTATCAGCTGCTGACCGATTACACGCTGCCGGAGTGGATCCTTCCCTACAACCGCCTGCCGCATGCGTCCTTCACGTGGCAACGGCCGTACGGTCGCTGGATCACTACCGGCGTCGACAGCACCGCCACCCGCTTCTCGCATCTGGATCCTGTCGTGCGACCGGGCGGCAGCCGGGTCGACATCAAGCCCTATGTGTCGCTGCCGTTCGAGGGCGCGGCCTGGTTCGTGCGTCCGACCCTCGCCTGGCGCCATACCGCGTATTCGCTTGACCGCGAACTTACCGACCAGATCGCCGCGCAGCGCGCCCGCGCCGAACTCGGAATCCCGGGGGACCAGGCCGTTCCCGCCGACACGCTCGCGCTGTACCGCAACAGCTCACCCAGCCGCAGCCAGCCGATCAGCTCGATCGACGCAGGCCTGTTTTTCGACCGCAACACCCGCTGGCGCGGCGAGGACTACCTGCACACGATCGAGCCGCGAGTGTTCTATCTGCACTCGCCCTACCGCGACCAGTCCGCATTGCCAGTGTTCGACACTGTCCCGTTGACGTTCGGCTGGGGTCAGCTGTTCCGCGACAACCGTTACTCTGGCGCCGACCGGCAGGCCGACGCCAACCAGATCACGATGGCCATGAGCACGCGGCTGATCCGCGAATCGGACGGACGCGAAAAGCTCTCCGCAAGCCTCGGTCAGATCGTCTACCTGTCCGATTCCCGGGTCACTCTTCCGGGTGAGGCCGAGGTCGAAAAGGGCCGCTCGGCCTGGGTCACCGACGCCACCTATGCGATCAACGACCGCTGGACGGTCAGCGGCGCCTACCAGTGGGATCCGAAGTTCCGCCGGGAAGATCTGATGTCGCTGCGGACGCGCTACCTGATCGGCGAGGAGGGCATCGTCAATTTCGCCTATCGCCGCCGCGCCGAGCTGATCGAACAGGTCGACCTGTCGTTCCTGTATCCGGTCAGCCCGGCCTGGAGCGTGGTCGGACGCTATTACTATTCGTTCACCGACGACCGGCTGCTCGAAGCGATCGCCGGCGTCCAGTGGGACAGCTGCTGCCTGGCGGCCCGCGTCGTCGCTCGCCGCTACCTGCGCAATCGCCAGGGTGAGCTGAACAACGCGATCATGTTCGAGCTCGAACTCAAGGGCCTGGGCTCTGCCGGACCGAACACGGAGGACCGTTTGCGCCGTGCTATTCTCGGTTATTACCGCGACGATCTCTATCTCGTGCCGCCGTCCGAGCTGCGCAACAGCGACGACGATGAGACCCTCACCCCCGGCCTGAGCCAATGA
- a CDS encoding histone deacetylase family protein has protein sequence MPVFSHPSCLDHDTGPGHAERPERLAAVIEALRAAFPDLDLRQSPPATRGQLLRVHGPALLATVLDSHPTGRIPLDSDTLLSPGSAQAALHAAGAGVAAVDTVFDGSATRVFCAVRPPGHHATGDIAMGFCLFNNIAVAAAHALDRYGLARVSVVDFDVHHGNGTQAIFEAEPRVQYVSSHQLPLFPDTGTRRERGVGNIVNVPLAPGTGSQHFCEAWRERLLPEIEAFAPQLILVSAGFDAHWRDPLAQLQLEAEDIGWLSGELVALADRFCEGRLVSMLEGGYDLQALRECSVAHLRALSA, from the coding sequence GTGCCGGTGTTCTCGCATCCGAGCTGCCTGGACCACGACACCGGCCCGGGCCATGCCGAGCGACCGGAGCGCCTCGCCGCTGTCATCGAGGCGCTGCGGGCCGCGTTCCCCGACCTTGATCTGCGCCAGTCGCCACCCGCGACGCGGGGGCAGCTGCTGCGCGTCCACGGCCCCGCCCTGCTCGCGACCGTGCTCGATTCGCACCCCACGGGACGCATCCCCCTCGACAGCGACACGTTGCTTTCGCCAGGCTCGGCGCAGGCCGCGCTGCATGCCGCAGGCGCCGGAGTCGCCGCCGTCGACACCGTCTTCGACGGCAGCGCCACTCGCGTGTTCTGCGCGGTCCGCCCACCCGGCCACCACGCGACCGGTGACATCGCGATGGGCTTCTGCCTGTTCAACAACATCGCCGTCGCCGCCGCGCATGCGCTCGACCGGTACGGACTGGCCCGTGTCTCGGTCGTCGATTTCGACGTGCACCACGGCAACGGCACCCAGGCCATCTTCGAGGCGGAGCCGCGGGTGCAGTACGTCAGTTCGCACCAGCTGCCCCTGTTTCCCGACACCGGCACGCGCCGCGAGCGGGGGGTGGGCAACATCGTCAATGTGCCGCTGGCACCGGGAACCGGCAGCCAGCATTTCTGCGAGGCGTGGCGTGAGCGGCTGCTGCCGGAGATCGAGGCATTCGCACCGCAACTGATCCTGGTCTCGGCCGGTTTCGACGCGCACTGGCGGGACCCGCTGGCCCAGCTCCAGCTCGAGGCCGAAGACATCGGCTGGCTGAGCGGCGAGCTCGTGGCCCTCGCCGACCGGTTCTGCGAGGGCCGGCTGGTCTCGATGCTCGAAGGCGGTTACGACCTGCAGGCATTGCGCGAATGCAGTGTCGCCCACCTGCGCGCGCTGTCGGCCTGA